A window of Mycolicibacterium madagascariense genomic DNA:
TCCCCGGCGGCTCGGCTTCGGGTTGGGGGAGACCGCGGTGTCGCTGTCGTGGCGCACCGGCGACGACATCGTCGTCAGTCGCACCGATCCGCAGCATCCGGTGTCCTACGTCAACCTCGACGGGGTGAACTCCGACGGCCCGAGCCAGAACCTGCTGGCGCCCGTGTCGACGGTCGCGGCCAACCCGTCGACGCTGTACGTCGCGGATCAGCGTGGCGTGCTTCAACTTTCGGGGTCGGCGGCCGAGAACGACCTGATGTGGGCCGAGGTGCGCCCCCTCATGGTGGCGGGCGCGACACCGGTGCTGCCCGGCTGACCACGTCGGTACGGTGGCAACCATGCGGCTAACTGCGGAGGGGGCCTGGGATGCCGGTGGCGTCTCACTCCTGACCGGATGGCTGCCGATCGCGCTGCAGCTGGTCGCGGCGGCGCTGCTGGTGATCGCCGTGGGATGGCGCACGCGGCGGTGGCGCCTGCTGGGGGTGCCCGTGGCGGCCGCGATCGGTGTGCTCGCCGCAGCAGCAACGTATGCGTACTTCGCGGTGACCCGCATCTCCGGGGACCGTTCCGCACCGGTCGCGTTCTGGGCGTGGACGGCGCTCAGCGGGTTCGCGATCGCCGTGCTCGTCCTCGGCTGGCGTCGCACCTCGTGGTGGCGCCGCACGGTCTCGGTGGTGTCGGTGCCCGCGGCGCTGCTGTGCGTCGCACTGGCGCTCAACGTCTGGACCGGCTACGTGCCCACGGTCCAGAGCGGCTGGGATCAGGTGACGGGCAAACCGCTGCCCGGCGAGGTCAGCCTGTCGGCCGCGATGGCGATGCGGGCGCGCGGCCAGAAGCCGCCCGACGGCGGCGCCATCGTCAGGATCACCACGCCCGACACCGCGTCGGGGTTCTGGCACCGCGAAGAGCTGGTCTACCTGCCGCCGGCCTGGTTCACCGCCGATCCGTCGCCGGTCTTGCCCGCCGTGATGATGATCGGCGGTCAACTGGGGACGCCGGAGGACTGGTTCCGCTCGGGCGGGGCCAAGCAGGTCATCGACGACTTCGCCAAGGACCACTCCGGGTTCGCGCCGGTGTTCGTCTTCCCCGACGCGTCCGGGAGCTTCGCCAACGACACCGAGTGCGTCAACGGGCCGCGCGGCCACGCCGCCGACCACCTGACGAAGGAGATCATCCCCACCGTGGTGTCGACGTTCGGCACCAGCCCGGATCGCACCGGGTGGGGCATCGCCGGCTGGTCGATGGGCGGCACGTGCGCCATCACGCTGACGGCCCGCGACCCGCAACTGTTCAGCGCCTTCCTCGACATCGACGGCGACGCCTTTCCCAACGCGGGCGAGTCGGAGCAGGACACGATCGACACGCTGTTCGGCGGCAACGCCGACGCCTTCCGGTCGTTCGATCCGGCCATGGTGATGGCGGCACACGGGCCCTATCCGCCGACGGCGGGCTGGATCAACGTCTCCGACGACATCCCGACCATCTACCGCGCCGGGCAGAGCCACGGGGCCCGCGACCCGGGGCCGCGGCCGTATCCCAGCGATCGCCCGACCATCGCGAACTACCTGTGCGCCGTGGCAAGCAGCAACGGTATCGACTGCTCGGTGGTGAGCATCCCCAGCAATCACGACTGGCCGTCGGGCGGCCAGGCCCTGCGCCATGCCCTGCCGTGGCTGGCGGGCCGCCTCGGCACCCCCGACGTACCCCAGATCCCGCTGCCGGGCGTGCCTCCGACCACCAGCTGACGGCCCTGTCGGTCGGTCGCGGCAGACTGCCCGCGTGCTGCTCGACCTCGTCCTGCCGCGCGAGTGCGGCGGCTGCGGTGCGCCCGCGACGCGGTGGTGTCCCACGTGCGCCTGCGCGCTGGCCGTCTCGTCGGATCACCCCGTGGTGATCACGCCGCGCCTGGACCCCGGCGTCCCGGTGCTGTCCCTGGGCCGCTACGCCGGGCCGCGCCGTGCCGCGATCCTGGCGATGAAGGAGCACGGCCGCACCGATCTGATCGGGCCGCTGTCGGTGGCGGTCGGTGCGGCGGTCACCCGCCTGCTCGACTGGGGCATCGTCGAGGCGCCCCTGACGGTGGTGCCCGCGCCGACGAAGTGGACCTCGGCGCGGCGGCGCGGCGGAGATCCGGTCACCGCCATCGCGCGGGCCGCGGCGGGTGCGCACGTCGGCGTCGATCCCGCCCTGCGACTGCGGGCGTTCACCAGGGACTCGGTGGGGCTGACGCCGGATCAGCGCGTGCGCAACGTCGCGGGCCGGGTGCTGCTGCGCCACGCGGTGCCGGGGGAGGTGCTGCTGCTCGACGACGTCGTGACCACCGGCGCGACGGGCAGCGAAGCGGTACGCGTGCTGCAAACTGCCGGGAGCCGGGTTGCTGCGATGCTCGCCATCGCGCACGCCTGACGCGCCCCGACGGTGACGCCGGGGTCACGACGCCGCCTCGACCGGGAAAATCGTGCGCCGAATGGGTGGCACGGGCAGGTGAACACGGACTACCGTCAGGGCCAACCACCCGTGAATGACTCACGGCGGCGTCGAGAACACCGGCGCCACGTCGCCAGACGAGCGATAGGAGGTGAGCACTCGACACCTTGCGCCGCGGGCCGACGACATCCGGGTGGCCTCGGCGTCTTCCATACCCGCTGCGCGCGCCTTCCGCGCGCTTCCCCGGTTCAAGCCGACGAGGAAACGAGATGCCAAGTATGTCAATGCAATCCGTGGACGCTACCCGTTCGACCGTGATGGACCAGCCCGACGAACCGCACGATGCGCCGAGGGCCGAGGTCGTCGTCAAGGGCCGCAACGTCGAAGTACCCGATCACTTCCGCACCTACGTTTCGGAGAAGCTGGCCCGTCTGGAGCGCTTCGACCGCACCATCTACCTGTTCGACGTCGAACTCGACCACGAACGCAACCGCCGTCAGCGCAAGAACTGTCAGCACGTCGAGATCACCGCGCGCGGGAAGGGCCCCGTCGCACGCGGCGAGGCGTGTGCCGACAGTTTCTACGCCGCGCTCGAGTCGGCGGTGAGCAAACTCGAGAACCGGCTGCGCCGCGCCAAGGACCGCCGCAAGATCCACTACGGCGACAAGACGCCCGTGTCGCTGGCCGAGGCCACCGCGATCACCCCGCCGTTCGACCCCGCGCCGACGCCCTCCGTCGAGGAGGCCGTGGCGCCCGAGGATCACGAACCGGGCCGCATCGTGCGCACCAAGGAGCACACCGCCACGCCGATGAAGGTCGACGACGCGCTCTACGAGATGGAACTGGTCGGTCACGACTTCTTCCTGTTCCACGACCAGGAGACCGACAAGCCCACCGTGGTCTACCGGCGCCACGCCTACGACTACGGGCTGATCCGGCTGGCCTGAGCGGCTCGTCCGACGTGACGGCCGGGCTGGCCCGTGCACACTTCGACCTGGCCAGTCCGGCTGTCACCTACGATGGACCTCGTTTGAAGGGATTCTTAGGCCATCGAGGCCCCATCCAGGCTTAGGGGAAATTAGCGTGCTGTCGAAGTTGCTCCGTCTCGGCGAAGGCCGCATGGTCAAGCGTCTCAAGAGGGTGGCTGAGTATGTCAACACCCTGTCCGACGACGTCGAGAAGCTGTCCGACGACGAACTGCGCGCCAAGACCGAGGAGTTCAAGAAGCGGGTCGCCGGCGGCGAGACGCTCGACGACATCCTGCCCGAGGCCTTCGCCGTCGCCAGGGAGGCCGCCTGGCGGGTGCTGAACCAGCGGCCGTTCGACGTCCAGATCATGGGTGGCGCGGCGCTGCACTACGGCAACGTCGCCGAGATGAAGACCGGTGAGGGCAAGACCCTGACCTGTGTGCTCCCCGCGTATCTGAATGCGTTGTCCGGCAACGGAGTTCACGTCGTCACCGTCAACGACTACCTGGCCAAGCGCGACAGCGAGTGGATGGGCCGCGTGCACCGCTTCCTCGGCCTCGAGGTCGGCGTCATCCTCGGGCAGATGACGCCCGACGAGCGCCGGGTGGCCTACGCCGCCGACATCACCTACGGCACCAACAACGAGTTCGGCTTCGACTACCTGCGCGACAACATGGCCCACACCGTCGAGGACATGGTGCAGCGCGGCCACAACTACGCCATCGTCGACGAGGTCGACTCGATCCTCATCGACGAGGCCCGCACCCCGCTCATCATCTCCGGCCCCGCCGACGGCGCGTCGAACTGGTACGTCGAGTTCGCCCGGCTGGCGCCGCTGATGGAGAAGGACGTCCACTACGAGGTGGACATCCGCAAGCGCACGGTCGGCGTGCACGAGATCGGCGTCGAGTTCGTCGAGGACCAGCTCGGCATCGACAATCTCTACGAGGCCGCCAACTCGCCCCTGGTCAGCTACCTCAACAACGCGTTGAAGGCCAAGGAGCTGTTCGCCCGCGACAAGGACTACATCGTCCGCGACGGCGAGGTCGTCATCGTCGACGAGTTCACCGGGCGCGTGCTGGTGGGCCGCCGCTACAACGAGGGCATGCACCAGGCCATCGAGGCCAAGGAGCACGTCGAGATCAAGGCCGAGAACCAGACCCTGGCCACGATCACCCTGCAGAACTACTTCCGCCTCTACGACAAGCTCGCAGGCATGACCGGCACCGCCCAGACCGAGGCCGCCGAGCTGCACGAGATCTACGGCCTCGGCGTGGTGCCCATCCCGACGAACCGGGAGATGATCCGCACCGACCAGACCGACCTCATCTACAAGACCGAGGAAGCCAAGTACATCGCCGTCGTCGACGACGTCGGCGAGCGCTACGAGAAGGGGCAGCCGGTCCTCATCGGCACCACCAGCGTCGAACGCTCGGAGTACCTGTCCAAGCAGTTCACCAAGCGCCGCATCCCGCACAACGTGCTCAACGCGAAGTACCACGAGCAGGAGGCGAACATCATCGCCGAGGCGGGCCGGCGCAACGCCGTCACCGTCGCCACCAACATGGCGGGCCGCGGTACCGACATCGTGCTCGGCGGCAACGTCGACTTCCTCGCCGACAAGCGGCTGCGCGCCCGCGGCCTCGATCCGGTCGAGACGCCCGACGAGTACGAGGCCGCCTGGGACGGCGTCCTGGCACAGGTCAAGGCCGAAGCCGAGGCGGAGGCCAAGGAGGTCCGCGAGGTCGGCGGACTCTACGTGCTGGGCACCGAGCGCCACGAATCCCGCCGCATCGACAACCAGCTGCGCGGTCGCTCCGGGCGCCAGGGCGATCCCGGCGAATCGCGGTTCTACCTGTCACTCGGCGACGAACTCATGCGCCGATTCAACGGCGCCACCCTGGAGTCGCTGCTGACCCGGCTGAACCTGCCGGAGGACGTGCCGATCGAGGCCAACATGGTGACCAGGGCCATCAAGAGCGCACAGACGCAGGTCGAGCAGCAGAACTTCGAGGTCCGCAAGAACGTCCTGAAGTACGACGAGGTGATGAACCAGCAGCGCAAGGTCATCTACGCCGAACGCCGACTGATCCTCGAGGGCGAAGAGGTCCAGGAGCAGGCCAAGCAGATGATCGAGGACGTCATCACGGCCTACGTCGACGGTGCCACCGCCGAGGGCTACGCCGAGGACTGGGATCTCGCGGCGCTGTGGGATGCGCTCAAGATGCTCTACCCGGTCGGCATCGACCACCGCGACCTCATCGACTCCGGCGCCGTCGGCGAGGAGGGCGAGCTGACGCGCGACGAGCTGCGCGAGGCGCTGCTGGCCGACGCCCGACGGGCCTACGCCGAGCGCGAGGCCGAGCTGACCGAACTCGGCGGCGAGGGTGCCATGCGCCAGCTCGAGCGAAGCGTGCTGCTCACCACGATCGACCGCAAGTGGCGCGAGCACCTCTACGAGATGGACTACCTCAAGGAGGGCATCGGGCTGCGCGCGATGGCGCAGCGCGACCCGCTGGTCGAGTACCAGCGCGAGGGCTACGACATGTTCATGGGCATGCTCGACGGTCTGAAGGAGGAGTCGGTCGGGCTGCTGTTCAACGCCCAGGTGCAGGCGGCGGCGCCCCCGCCCGCCTCGCAGGTCGGCGCCACCGCCGCGCCGCCCAACCTGGCCCAGTTCGCCGCGGAGGCCGCCGCACGTGCCCGCCAGGGCGACGCCGACGGCTCCGTCGCCACGCAGGAGCGGACGCCGCAACCCGCCCCGGCGTTGCGCGTGAAGGGCATCGACGAGGAGCAGTCGCGCCCGATGACGTACTCCGGGCCGGCCGAGGACGGGTCGACCGAGGTGCAGCGCGACGGCGGTGGTGGCGGCAGGCATGCCGCCGGTGGCGGCGGGACGCGGCGCGAACGTCGGGAGGCGGCGCGCAAGCAGAGCCGGAGCGCGTCCAAGGCGCGCCGCGGGTAGTAGACCTCAGCCGATCTGGAGCGCGGTCACCTTCCACTGCCCCTCGAGCAGCTCGACGCGACCCGCGATGGCCCGTGTGCGCGGTCCGCGCGTGTAGGTCGCGAAGACCTCGGCGGCCCGCGTCTCGCCGTCGACGGTGTACGCGGGACGCAGCCGGATCCGCTGCAGGACCGCGGCGCCCGGCGGCGCATGGGCCACCATCGACGCGACCGCGTCGTAGAGGCCCGGTACCAGGAGCGGGCGCAGCTGTGCGACGGGTCGGCGCCGGTTGGTCACTTCAAGCACCCGGCGTAGCGCGGTGTCGGCGAAGACCGCCGCGGCGCGGGGGAGCGGCGGTTCGGCCCGGCGCGGGGTGGCCGCGGCGGGGGCCGGTCGCAGCGTCCGCACCGTGGGCCGTCGCATGGCGGCGGGGGACGGGGTCGGGCACGGTCCGTGCGCGGGCGCGCCCACCGGCGGCGGTTCGTAGTCGATGACCGGCGAGATGGAGGACGTGCGGTGGGCCGGGGGATGCGGTGGGGGCACGGGGTTCTCCAGCGGTTCGAGTCGGAGGGGGCGTCTGCTGGAG
This region includes:
- the secA gene encoding preprotein translocase subunit SecA, whose product is MLSKLLRLGEGRMVKRLKRVAEYVNTLSDDVEKLSDDELRAKTEEFKKRVAGGETLDDILPEAFAVAREAAWRVLNQRPFDVQIMGGAALHYGNVAEMKTGEGKTLTCVLPAYLNALSGNGVHVVTVNDYLAKRDSEWMGRVHRFLGLEVGVILGQMTPDERRVAYAADITYGTNNEFGFDYLRDNMAHTVEDMVQRGHNYAIVDEVDSILIDEARTPLIISGPADGASNWYVEFARLAPLMEKDVHYEVDIRKRTVGVHEIGVEFVEDQLGIDNLYEAANSPLVSYLNNALKAKELFARDKDYIVRDGEVVIVDEFTGRVLVGRRYNEGMHQAIEAKEHVEIKAENQTLATITLQNYFRLYDKLAGMTGTAQTEAAELHEIYGLGVVPIPTNREMIRTDQTDLIYKTEEAKYIAVVDDVGERYEKGQPVLIGTTSVERSEYLSKQFTKRRIPHNVLNAKYHEQEANIIAEAGRRNAVTVATNMAGRGTDIVLGGNVDFLADKRLRARGLDPVETPDEYEAAWDGVLAQVKAEAEAEAKEVREVGGLYVLGTERHESRRIDNQLRGRSGRQGDPGESRFYLSLGDELMRRFNGATLESLLTRLNLPEDVPIEANMVTRAIKSAQTQVEQQNFEVRKNVLKYDEVMNQQRKVIYAERRLILEGEEVQEQAKQMIEDVITAYVDGATAEGYAEDWDLAALWDALKMLYPVGIDHRDLIDSGAVGEEGELTRDELREALLADARRAYAEREAELTELGGEGAMRQLERSVLLTTIDRKWREHLYEMDYLKEGIGLRAMAQRDPLVEYQREGYDMFMGMLDGLKEESVGLLFNAQVQAAAPPPASQVGATAAPPNLAQFAAEAAARARQGDADGSVATQERTPQPAPALRVKGIDEEQSRPMTYSGPAEDGSTEVQRDGGGGGRHAAGGGGTRRERREAARKQSRSASKARRG
- the hpf gene encoding ribosome hibernation-promoting factor, HPF/YfiA family; amino-acid sequence: MSMQSVDATRSTVMDQPDEPHDAPRAEVVVKGRNVEVPDHFRTYVSEKLARLERFDRTIYLFDVELDHERNRRQRKNCQHVEITARGKGPVARGEACADSFYAALESAVSKLENRLRRAKDRRKIHYGDKTPVSLAEATAITPPFDPAPTPSVEEAVAPEDHEPGRIVRTKEHTATPMKVDDALYEMELVGHDFFLFHDQETDKPTVVYRRHAYDYGLIRLA
- a CDS encoding alpha/beta hydrolase, whose protein sequence is MRLTAEGAWDAGGVSLLTGWLPIALQLVAAALLVIAVGWRTRRWRLLGVPVAAAIGVLAAAATYAYFAVTRISGDRSAPVAFWAWTALSGFAIAVLVLGWRRTSWWRRTVSVVSVPAALLCVALALNVWTGYVPTVQSGWDQVTGKPLPGEVSLSAAMAMRARGQKPPDGGAIVRITTPDTASGFWHREELVYLPPAWFTADPSPVLPAVMMIGGQLGTPEDWFRSGGAKQVIDDFAKDHSGFAPVFVFPDASGSFANDTECVNGPRGHAADHLTKEIIPTVVSTFGTSPDRTGWGIAGWSMGGTCAITLTARDPQLFSAFLDIDGDAFPNAGESEQDTIDTLFGGNADAFRSFDPAMVMAAHGPYPPTAGWINVSDDIPTIYRAGQSHGARDPGPRPYPSDRPTIANYLCAVASSNGIDCSVVSIPSNHDWPSGGQALRHALPWLAGRLGTPDVPQIPLPGVPPTTS
- a CDS encoding ComF family protein, coding for MLDLVLPRECGGCGAPATRWCPTCACALAVSSDHPVVITPRLDPGVPVLSLGRYAGPRRAAILAMKEHGRTDLIGPLSVAVGAAVTRLLDWGIVEAPLTVVPAPTKWTSARRRGGDPVTAIARAAAGAHVGVDPALRLRAFTRDSVGLTPDQRVRNVAGRVLLRHAVPGEVLLLDDVVTTGATGSEAVRVLQTAGSRVAAMLAIAHA
- a CDS encoding Rv3235 family protein — encoded protein: MGQPLSSRRPLRLEPLENPVPPPHPPAHRTSSISPVIDYEPPPVGAPAHGPCPTPSPAAMRRPTVRTLRPAPAAATPRRAEPPLPRAAAVFADTALRRVLEVTNRRRPVAQLRPLLVPGLYDAVASMVAHAPPGAAVLQRIRLRPAYTVDGETRAAEVFATYTRGPRTRAIAGRVELLEGQWKVTALQIG